In Bombus huntii isolate Logan2020A chromosome 3, iyBomHunt1.1, whole genome shotgun sequence, a single genomic region encodes these proteins:
- the LOC126863510 gene encoding solute carrier family 25 member 35-like isoform X1, translating into MTAAPNTSISRPPGIEFAIGALAAVGAGFFTNPIDVIKVRLQLQGELEARNTYKKIYKNTLHAGYLIAKHEGITALQAGIVPALYFQVVLNGIRLGIYNTAKKYDLITNDKGDTDILKTVIITGTSGSVGAVLGSPFYMVKTQLQAKSAQTIAVGYQHNYSGTWSAFKSLWKEGGIVALYRGWYANIPRVFVGSATQLTTFGLAADWLRSLQVFTDQPIFLTFLASIIGGSCVALTMQPFDVLATRLYNQQTDVGGKGTLYNGLLDAIIKILRTEGLSGLYKGIFPTWLRIAPHTVLCLVFYEKLDQLYNILQN; encoded by the exons ATGACCGCAGCGCCGAATACAAGCATCAGCAGACC TCCAGGTATAGAGTTTGCAATTGGTGCATTAGCAGCGGTAGGAGCTGGATTTTTTACGAACCCAATTGATGTGATAAAAGTACGATTACAATTACAAGGAGAGCTAGAAGCAAGAAACacatacaaaaaaatatataaaaacacCTTACACGCGGGTTATTTAATTGCAAAACACGAGGGTATAACTGCTTTACAAGCCGGTATCGTACCGGCCCTATATTTTCAAGTCGTGCTCAATGGAATACGGTTAGGCATCTACAATACAGCAAAAAAGTATGACCTAATCACTAATGACAAAGGGGATACTGATATTTTAAAGACTGTTATAATAACTGGAACTTCTGGTTCTGTTGGAGCTGTTCTTGGTAGTCCGTTCTATATG GTAAAAACACAATTACAAGCGAAATCAGCACAAACCATAGCCGTTGGTTATCAGCATAATTATTCAGGAACCTGGAGTGCATTCAAATCTCTCTGGAAAGAAGGTGGGATAGTGGCTTTGTATCGCGGCTGGTATGCGAATATACCACGTGTTTTTGTAGGATCCGCAACGCAGTTAACTACCTTCGGTTTAGCTGCGGATTGGTTACGCTCATTACaa gtGTTTACAGATCAACCGATATTTCTGACTTTTCTGGCTTCCATAATCGGTGGAAGTTGTGTAGCTCTCACTATGCAACCATTTGATGTCTTAGCAACAAGGCTCTACAATCAAC AGACGGACGTAGGCGGAAAAGGTACGTTGTATAACGGACTATTGGACGCgatcattaaaatattacgaACAGAAGGACTCTCTGGTTTATATAAAGGAATTTTTCCAACGTGGTTGAGAATAGCACCGCACACAGTGCTTTGTTTagtattttatgaaaaattagaccaattatataacatattacaaaattaa
- the LOC126863519 gene encoding YEATS domain-containing protein 4 isoform X1, whose product MMATTNEFGPDSGGRVKGVTIVKPIVYGNIARYFGKKREEDGHTHQWTVYVKPYHNEDMSTYVKKVHFKLHESYNNPNRIMTKAPYELSETGWGEFEIVIKIYFHDPNERPVTIYHILKLFQTTPEIQLGKKSLVSEFYEEIVFQDPTALMQHLLNSSKPTTFGVWRHNTDFEAKKESTMKAIIEARNKIRLEVIEFKEKLTLAKETIAKFKEEIAKISKAGGSLSVA is encoded by the exons ATGATGGCAACAACTAACGAATTTGGTCCTGACTCTGGTGGTAGAGTTAAG GGTGTTACAATAGTGAAACCAATTGTGTATGGCAATATAGCCCGTTATTTTGGtaaaaaaagggaagaagatGGCCATACACATCAATGGACAGTTTATGTTAAACCATATCATAATGAAGACATGTCTACATATGTCAAAAAAGTTCACTTTAAATTACATGAAAGTTACAACAATCCAAATCGTATTATGACCAAAGCTCCCTATGAACTCAGTGAAACTGGTTGGGGAGAATttgaaattgtaattaaaatttattttcatgacCCTAATGAACGTCCT GTAactatatatcatatattaaaaCTGTTCCAAACAACACCTGAGATACAACTTGGGAAAAAGAGCTTAGTGTCCGAGTTTTATGAAGAAATAGTTTTCCAAGATCCAACAGCTTTAATGCAACATTTACTGAACTCCAGTAAACCTACAACTTTTGGTGTTTGGCGCCATAATACAGATT TTGAAGCCAAAAAGGAGTCTACAATGAAAGCAATAATAGAAGCAAGAAACAAAATAAGATTGGAAGTCATAGAATTTAAGGAAAAATTAACCTTAGCAAAGGAAACAATTGCTAAATTTAAAGAAGAGATTGCTAAAATTTCTAAAGCTGGTGGAAGTTTATCTGTTGCATAA
- the LOC126863484 gene encoding solute carrier family 2, facilitated glucose transporter member 3-like isoform X2: MRCDSEVGDMLDYKDSHAAVLTDSDRSNRPSNSDNLNERSIPGGWTITLALAAVTCCLGSAVPTGFNIGVLNNAAHLVDAFCNESIRERYGMDVSKNGLKIVWSSVVSIFLIGGAAGSFLSSWVADRYGRKGALFVGNIFGIIGAAMFFLIRKLNSIEILLVGRLVVGLSGGFATSIVPMYMSEIAPLRLRGAVGVICQLGITCGVFLGQIAGLDTVLGTENSWHYMLGAFVPLCIYALVFTSIILPESPKYLYIIKEQKQKALDELSRIRKMDIMLLEVEISSLQQEIETKTTAEPWTIKRIFKDPSLRLPVFLVCIIQFGQQMSGINVVFYYSNSIFINAGLGITGAQYATLGTGVANIGMALVSVPVMSTLNRRGVLLTSIYLCLGCLIVLCTSILLTHLSSHMPIICTIAVLAYVIFYGIGLGPIPYFIGSELFDVGPRPAAMALGSVFNWGGNFIVGMTFPTIESIMGPYTFLIFAVFLLLLEQIVRIYLPETRGKNTMDIAALISQGFNSRPNSIRHG; this comes from the exons ATGCGTTGTGATTCCGAAGTGGGAGACATGCTTGATTATAAAG ATAGTCATGCCGCAGTACTCACGGACTCTGACCGATCTAATCGTCCATCTAATTCGGATAATCTGAACGAAAGATCA ATACCAGGAGGATGGACCATCACGTTAGCTTTAGCAGCTGTTACCTGCTGCTTAGGTTCAGCTGTACCAACAGGATTTAATATAGGAGTACTAAATAATGCAGCCCAT CTGGTGGATGCATTTTGTAATGAAAGTATTAGAGAAAGATATGGTATGGATGTATCCAAAAATGGCCTGAAAATAGTTTGGTCTAGTGTTGTCTCAATTTTTCTCATTGGAGGGGCAGCTGGTTCATTCCTCTCAAGCTGGGTAGCAGATAGATATGGAAGAAAAGGAGCGCTGTTTGTTGGAAACATATTTGGCATTATAGGAGCTGCAATGTTTTTTCTAATACGCAAATTAAATTCAATCGAAATTTTGTTAGTAGGCAGATTAGTTGTTG GACTCTCTGGAGGTTTCGCAACAAGCATAGTACCAATGTACATGTCAGAAATTGCACCACTTAGACTAAGAGGTGCAGTTGGAGTAATATGTCAACTAGGAATTACATGTGGAGTATTTTTAGGGCAAATTGCAGGGCTTGATACAGTTCTAGGAACTGAAAATTCTTGGCATTATATGCTAGGAGCATTTGTTCCATTATGTATATATGCCTTGGTTTTTACAAGCATTATTTTACCAGAAAGTCctaaatatctatatataatcAAGGAACAGAAGCAGAAAGCTTTGGATG aacTCAGTAGAATACGTAAAATGGATATAATGTTACTAGAAGTGGAAATTTCTAGTCTACAGCAAGAAATAGAGACAAAAACAACAGCCGAACCTTGGACTATCAAGCGCATTTTTAAAGATCCAAGTCTAAGGCTTCCTGTATTTTTAGTTTGTATAATACAATTCGGTCAACAGATGAGTGGTATAAACGTTGTATTTTACTATTCTAACTCCATATTTATCAATGCTGGACTTGGCATTACTGGAGCACAATATGCTACTCTTGGTACTGGCGTGGCTAACATTGGTATGGCTCTTGTTTCGGTACCAGTGATGTCAACTTTGAATAGGAGAGGTGTCCTCCTTACTAGTATATATTTGTGCTTAGGATGTTTGATAGTTTTATGTACTTCCATTTTATTAACT CATCTGTCATCGCATATGCCAATAATATGTACGATAGCCGTTCTGgcttatgtaatattttatggaATTGGTCTTGGACCAATACCATACTTCATTGGATCTGAATTATTCGACGTTGGTCCTAGACCAGCAGCTATGGCACTTGGTAGTGTTTTTAATTGGGGTGGAAATTTTATAGTAGGCATGACGTTCCCAACAATAGAAAGTATTATGGGACCAtatacttttttaatatttgccgtatttcttttattattagaaCAAATTGTTAG GATATACTTACCTGAGACTAGAGGAAAGAATACGATGGATATAGCAGCATTAATAAGTCAAGGATTTAACTCTAGACCAAATTCCATCCGTCATGGCTAA
- the LOC126863484 gene encoding solute carrier family 2, facilitated glucose transporter member 3-like isoform X3, translating into MALGLDSHAAVLTDSDRSNRPSNSDNLNERSIPGGWTITLALAAVTCCLGSAVPTGFNIGVLNNAAHLVDAFCNESIRERYGMDVSKNGLKIVWSSVVSIFLIGGAAGSFLSSWVADRYGRKGALFVGNIFGIIGAAMFFLIRKLNSIEILLVGRLVVGLSGGFATSIVPMYMSEIAPLRLRGAVGVICQLGITCGVFLGQIAGLDTVLGTENSWHYMLGAFVPLCIYALVFTSIILPESPKYLYIIKEQKQKALDELSRIRKMDIMLLEVEISSLQQEIETKTTAEPWTIKRIFKDPSLRLPVFLVCIIQFGQQMSGINVVFYYSNSIFINAGLGITGAQYATLGTGVANIGMALVSVPVMSTLNRRGVLLTSIYLCLGCLIVLCTSILLTHLSSHMPIICTIAVLAYVIFYGIGLGPIPYFIGSELFDVGPRPAAMALGSVFNWGGNFIVGMTFPTIESIMGPYTFLIFAVFLLLLEQIVRIYLPETRGKNTMDIAALISQGFNSRPNSIRHG; encoded by the exons ATGGCGTTAGGGTTAG ATAGTCATGCCGCAGTACTCACGGACTCTGACCGATCTAATCGTCCATCTAATTCGGATAATCTGAACGAAAGATCA ATACCAGGAGGATGGACCATCACGTTAGCTTTAGCAGCTGTTACCTGCTGCTTAGGTTCAGCTGTACCAACAGGATTTAATATAGGAGTACTAAATAATGCAGCCCAT CTGGTGGATGCATTTTGTAATGAAAGTATTAGAGAAAGATATGGTATGGATGTATCCAAAAATGGCCTGAAAATAGTTTGGTCTAGTGTTGTCTCAATTTTTCTCATTGGAGGGGCAGCTGGTTCATTCCTCTCAAGCTGGGTAGCAGATAGATATGGAAGAAAAGGAGCGCTGTTTGTTGGAAACATATTTGGCATTATAGGAGCTGCAATGTTTTTTCTAATACGCAAATTAAATTCAATCGAAATTTTGTTAGTAGGCAGATTAGTTGTTG GACTCTCTGGAGGTTTCGCAACAAGCATAGTACCAATGTACATGTCAGAAATTGCACCACTTAGACTAAGAGGTGCAGTTGGAGTAATATGTCAACTAGGAATTACATGTGGAGTATTTTTAGGGCAAATTGCAGGGCTTGATACAGTTCTAGGAACTGAAAATTCTTGGCATTATATGCTAGGAGCATTTGTTCCATTATGTATATATGCCTTGGTTTTTACAAGCATTATTTTACCAGAAAGTCctaaatatctatatataatcAAGGAACAGAAGCAGAAAGCTTTGGATG aacTCAGTAGAATACGTAAAATGGATATAATGTTACTAGAAGTGGAAATTTCTAGTCTACAGCAAGAAATAGAGACAAAAACAACAGCCGAACCTTGGACTATCAAGCGCATTTTTAAAGATCCAAGTCTAAGGCTTCCTGTATTTTTAGTTTGTATAATACAATTCGGTCAACAGATGAGTGGTATAAACGTTGTATTTTACTATTCTAACTCCATATTTATCAATGCTGGACTTGGCATTACTGGAGCACAATATGCTACTCTTGGTACTGGCGTGGCTAACATTGGTATGGCTCTTGTTTCGGTACCAGTGATGTCAACTTTGAATAGGAGAGGTGTCCTCCTTACTAGTATATATTTGTGCTTAGGATGTTTGATAGTTTTATGTACTTCCATTTTATTAACT CATCTGTCATCGCATATGCCAATAATATGTACGATAGCCGTTCTGgcttatgtaatattttatggaATTGGTCTTGGACCAATACCATACTTCATTGGATCTGAATTATTCGACGTTGGTCCTAGACCAGCAGCTATGGCACTTGGTAGTGTTTTTAATTGGGGTGGAAATTTTATAGTAGGCATGACGTTCCCAACAATAGAAAGTATTATGGGACCAtatacttttttaatatttgccgtatttcttttattattagaaCAAATTGTTAG GATATACTTACCTGAGACTAGAGGAAAGAATACGATGGATATAGCAGCATTAATAAGTCAAGGATTTAACTCTAGACCAAATTCCATCCGTCATGGCTAA
- the LOC126863484 gene encoding solute carrier family 2, facilitated glucose transporter member 1-like isoform X4 — protein MDVSKNGLKIVWSSVVSIFLIGGAAGSFLSSWVADRYGRKGALFVGNIFGIIGAAMFFLIRKLNSIEILLVGRLVVGLSGGFATSIVPMYMSEIAPLRLRGAVGVICQLGITCGVFLGQIAGLDTVLGTENSWHYMLGAFVPLCIYALVFTSIILPESPKYLYIIKEQKQKALDELSRIRKMDIMLLEVEISSLQQEIETKTTAEPWTIKRIFKDPSLRLPVFLVCIIQFGQQMSGINVVFYYSNSIFINAGLGITGAQYATLGTGVANIGMALVSVPVMSTLNRRGVLLTSIYLCLGCLIVLCTSILLTHLSSHMPIICTIAVLAYVIFYGIGLGPIPYFIGSELFDVGPRPAAMALGSVFNWGGNFIVGMTFPTIESIMGPYTFLIFAVFLLLLEQIVRIYLPETRGKNTMDIAALISQGFNSRPNSIRHG, from the exons ATGGATGTATCCAAAAATGGCCTGAAAATAGTTTGGTCTAGTGTTGTCTCAATTTTTCTCATTGGAGGGGCAGCTGGTTCATTCCTCTCAAGCTGGGTAGCAGATAGATATGGAAGAAAAGGAGCGCTGTTTGTTGGAAACATATTTGGCATTATAGGAGCTGCAATGTTTTTTCTAATACGCAAATTAAATTCAATCGAAATTTTGTTAGTAGGCAGATTAGTTGTTG GACTCTCTGGAGGTTTCGCAACAAGCATAGTACCAATGTACATGTCAGAAATTGCACCACTTAGACTAAGAGGTGCAGTTGGAGTAATATGTCAACTAGGAATTACATGTGGAGTATTTTTAGGGCAAATTGCAGGGCTTGATACAGTTCTAGGAACTGAAAATTCTTGGCATTATATGCTAGGAGCATTTGTTCCATTATGTATATATGCCTTGGTTTTTACAAGCATTATTTTACCAGAAAGTCctaaatatctatatataatcAAGGAACAGAAGCAGAAAGCTTTGGATG aacTCAGTAGAATACGTAAAATGGATATAATGTTACTAGAAGTGGAAATTTCTAGTCTACAGCAAGAAATAGAGACAAAAACAACAGCCGAACCTTGGACTATCAAGCGCATTTTTAAAGATCCAAGTCTAAGGCTTCCTGTATTTTTAGTTTGTATAATACAATTCGGTCAACAGATGAGTGGTATAAACGTTGTATTTTACTATTCTAACTCCATATTTATCAATGCTGGACTTGGCATTACTGGAGCACAATATGCTACTCTTGGTACTGGCGTGGCTAACATTGGTATGGCTCTTGTTTCGGTACCAGTGATGTCAACTTTGAATAGGAGAGGTGTCCTCCTTACTAGTATATATTTGTGCTTAGGATGTTTGATAGTTTTATGTACTTCCATTTTATTAACT CATCTGTCATCGCATATGCCAATAATATGTACGATAGCCGTTCTGgcttatgtaatattttatggaATTGGTCTTGGACCAATACCATACTTCATTGGATCTGAATTATTCGACGTTGGTCCTAGACCAGCAGCTATGGCACTTGGTAGTGTTTTTAATTGGGGTGGAAATTTTATAGTAGGCATGACGTTCCCAACAATAGAAAGTATTATGGGACCAtatacttttttaatatttgccgtatttcttttattattagaaCAAATTGTTAG GATATACTTACCTGAGACTAGAGGAAAGAATACGATGGATATAGCAGCATTAATAAGTCAAGGATTTAACTCTAGACCAAATTCCATCCGTCATGGCTAA
- the LOC126863510 gene encoding solute carrier family 25 member 35-like isoform X2 — MLATLILPGIEFAIGALAAVGAGFFTNPIDVIKVRLQLQGELEARNTYKKIYKNTLHAGYLIAKHEGITALQAGIVPALYFQVVLNGIRLGIYNTAKKYDLITNDKGDTDILKTVIITGTSGSVGAVLGSPFYMVKTQLQAKSAQTIAVGYQHNYSGTWSAFKSLWKEGGIVALYRGWYANIPRVFVGSATQLTTFGLAADWLRSLQVFTDQPIFLTFLASIIGGSCVALTMQPFDVLATRLYNQQTDVGGKGTLYNGLLDAIIKILRTEGLSGLYKGIFPTWLRIAPHTVLCLVFYEKLDQLYNILQN, encoded by the exons ATGTTAGCCACGTTGATACT TCCAGGTATAGAGTTTGCAATTGGTGCATTAGCAGCGGTAGGAGCTGGATTTTTTACGAACCCAATTGATGTGATAAAAGTACGATTACAATTACAAGGAGAGCTAGAAGCAAGAAACacatacaaaaaaatatataaaaacacCTTACACGCGGGTTATTTAATTGCAAAACACGAGGGTATAACTGCTTTACAAGCCGGTATCGTACCGGCCCTATATTTTCAAGTCGTGCTCAATGGAATACGGTTAGGCATCTACAATACAGCAAAAAAGTATGACCTAATCACTAATGACAAAGGGGATACTGATATTTTAAAGACTGTTATAATAACTGGAACTTCTGGTTCTGTTGGAGCTGTTCTTGGTAGTCCGTTCTATATG GTAAAAACACAATTACAAGCGAAATCAGCACAAACCATAGCCGTTGGTTATCAGCATAATTATTCAGGAACCTGGAGTGCATTCAAATCTCTCTGGAAAGAAGGTGGGATAGTGGCTTTGTATCGCGGCTGGTATGCGAATATACCACGTGTTTTTGTAGGATCCGCAACGCAGTTAACTACCTTCGGTTTAGCTGCGGATTGGTTACGCTCATTACaa gtGTTTACAGATCAACCGATATTTCTGACTTTTCTGGCTTCCATAATCGGTGGAAGTTGTGTAGCTCTCACTATGCAACCATTTGATGTCTTAGCAACAAGGCTCTACAATCAAC AGACGGACGTAGGCGGAAAAGGTACGTTGTATAACGGACTATTGGACGCgatcattaaaatattacgaACAGAAGGACTCTCTGGTTTATATAAAGGAATTTTTCCAACGTGGTTGAGAATAGCACCGCACACAGTGCTTTGTTTagtattttatgaaaaattagaccaattatataacatattacaaaattaa
- the LOC126863510 gene encoding solute carrier family 25 member 35-like isoform X3 translates to MNSIPCPGIEFAIGALAAVGAGFFTNPIDVIKVRLQLQGELEARNTYKKIYKNTLHAGYLIAKHEGITALQAGIVPALYFQVVLNGIRLGIYNTAKKYDLITNDKGDTDILKTVIITGTSGSVGAVLGSPFYMVKTQLQAKSAQTIAVGYQHNYSGTWSAFKSLWKEGGIVALYRGWYANIPRVFVGSATQLTTFGLAADWLRSLQVFTDQPIFLTFLASIIGGSCVALTMQPFDVLATRLYNQQTDVGGKGTLYNGLLDAIIKILRTEGLSGLYKGIFPTWLRIAPHTVLCLVFYEKLDQLYNILQN, encoded by the exons ATGAATTCGATTCCTTG TCCAGGTATAGAGTTTGCAATTGGTGCATTAGCAGCGGTAGGAGCTGGATTTTTTACGAACCCAATTGATGTGATAAAAGTACGATTACAATTACAAGGAGAGCTAGAAGCAAGAAACacatacaaaaaaatatataaaaacacCTTACACGCGGGTTATTTAATTGCAAAACACGAGGGTATAACTGCTTTACAAGCCGGTATCGTACCGGCCCTATATTTTCAAGTCGTGCTCAATGGAATACGGTTAGGCATCTACAATACAGCAAAAAAGTATGACCTAATCACTAATGACAAAGGGGATACTGATATTTTAAAGACTGTTATAATAACTGGAACTTCTGGTTCTGTTGGAGCTGTTCTTGGTAGTCCGTTCTATATG GTAAAAACACAATTACAAGCGAAATCAGCACAAACCATAGCCGTTGGTTATCAGCATAATTATTCAGGAACCTGGAGTGCATTCAAATCTCTCTGGAAAGAAGGTGGGATAGTGGCTTTGTATCGCGGCTGGTATGCGAATATACCACGTGTTTTTGTAGGATCCGCAACGCAGTTAACTACCTTCGGTTTAGCTGCGGATTGGTTACGCTCATTACaa gtGTTTACAGATCAACCGATATTTCTGACTTTTCTGGCTTCCATAATCGGTGGAAGTTGTGTAGCTCTCACTATGCAACCATTTGATGTCTTAGCAACAAGGCTCTACAATCAAC AGACGGACGTAGGCGGAAAAGGTACGTTGTATAACGGACTATTGGACGCgatcattaaaatattacgaACAGAAGGACTCTCTGGTTTATATAAAGGAATTTTTCCAACGTGGTTGAGAATAGCACCGCACACAGTGCTTTGTTTagtattttatgaaaaattagaccaattatataacatattacaaaattaa
- the LOC126863484 gene encoding solute carrier family 2, facilitated glucose transporter member 3-like isoform X1, which produces MVFDSERSSYMRCDSEVGDMLDYKDSHAAVLTDSDRSNRPSNSDNLNERSIPGGWTITLALAAVTCCLGSAVPTGFNIGVLNNAAHLVDAFCNESIRERYGMDVSKNGLKIVWSSVVSIFLIGGAAGSFLSSWVADRYGRKGALFVGNIFGIIGAAMFFLIRKLNSIEILLVGRLVVGLSGGFATSIVPMYMSEIAPLRLRGAVGVICQLGITCGVFLGQIAGLDTVLGTENSWHYMLGAFVPLCIYALVFTSIILPESPKYLYIIKEQKQKALDELSRIRKMDIMLLEVEISSLQQEIETKTTAEPWTIKRIFKDPSLRLPVFLVCIIQFGQQMSGINVVFYYSNSIFINAGLGITGAQYATLGTGVANIGMALVSVPVMSTLNRRGVLLTSIYLCLGCLIVLCTSILLTHLSSHMPIICTIAVLAYVIFYGIGLGPIPYFIGSELFDVGPRPAAMALGSVFNWGGNFIVGMTFPTIESIMGPYTFLIFAVFLLLLEQIVRIYLPETRGKNTMDIAALISQGFNSRPNSIRHG; this is translated from the exons ATGGTATTCGATTCCGAACG ATCATCATATATGCGTTGTGATTCCGAAGTGGGAGACATGCTTGATTATAAAG ATAGTCATGCCGCAGTACTCACGGACTCTGACCGATCTAATCGTCCATCTAATTCGGATAATCTGAACGAAAGATCA ATACCAGGAGGATGGACCATCACGTTAGCTTTAGCAGCTGTTACCTGCTGCTTAGGTTCAGCTGTACCAACAGGATTTAATATAGGAGTACTAAATAATGCAGCCCAT CTGGTGGATGCATTTTGTAATGAAAGTATTAGAGAAAGATATGGTATGGATGTATCCAAAAATGGCCTGAAAATAGTTTGGTCTAGTGTTGTCTCAATTTTTCTCATTGGAGGGGCAGCTGGTTCATTCCTCTCAAGCTGGGTAGCAGATAGATATGGAAGAAAAGGAGCGCTGTTTGTTGGAAACATATTTGGCATTATAGGAGCTGCAATGTTTTTTCTAATACGCAAATTAAATTCAATCGAAATTTTGTTAGTAGGCAGATTAGTTGTTG GACTCTCTGGAGGTTTCGCAACAAGCATAGTACCAATGTACATGTCAGAAATTGCACCACTTAGACTAAGAGGTGCAGTTGGAGTAATATGTCAACTAGGAATTACATGTGGAGTATTTTTAGGGCAAATTGCAGGGCTTGATACAGTTCTAGGAACTGAAAATTCTTGGCATTATATGCTAGGAGCATTTGTTCCATTATGTATATATGCCTTGGTTTTTACAAGCATTATTTTACCAGAAAGTCctaaatatctatatataatcAAGGAACAGAAGCAGAAAGCTTTGGATG aacTCAGTAGAATACGTAAAATGGATATAATGTTACTAGAAGTGGAAATTTCTAGTCTACAGCAAGAAATAGAGACAAAAACAACAGCCGAACCTTGGACTATCAAGCGCATTTTTAAAGATCCAAGTCTAAGGCTTCCTGTATTTTTAGTTTGTATAATACAATTCGGTCAACAGATGAGTGGTATAAACGTTGTATTTTACTATTCTAACTCCATATTTATCAATGCTGGACTTGGCATTACTGGAGCACAATATGCTACTCTTGGTACTGGCGTGGCTAACATTGGTATGGCTCTTGTTTCGGTACCAGTGATGTCAACTTTGAATAGGAGAGGTGTCCTCCTTACTAGTATATATTTGTGCTTAGGATGTTTGATAGTTTTATGTACTTCCATTTTATTAACT CATCTGTCATCGCATATGCCAATAATATGTACGATAGCCGTTCTGgcttatgtaatattttatggaATTGGTCTTGGACCAATACCATACTTCATTGGATCTGAATTATTCGACGTTGGTCCTAGACCAGCAGCTATGGCACTTGGTAGTGTTTTTAATTGGGGTGGAAATTTTATAGTAGGCATGACGTTCCCAACAATAGAAAGTATTATGGGACCAtatacttttttaatatttgccgtatttcttttattattagaaCAAATTGTTAG GATATACTTACCTGAGACTAGAGGAAAGAATACGATGGATATAGCAGCATTAATAAGTCAAGGATTTAACTCTAGACCAAATTCCATCCGTCATGGCTAA
- the LOC126863519 gene encoding YEATS domain-containing protein 4 isoform X2 → MFLTYTCRKKQQTNGVTIVKPIVYGNIARYFGKKREEDGHTHQWTVYVKPYHNEDMSTYVKKVHFKLHESYNNPNRIMTKAPYELSETGWGEFEIVIKIYFHDPNERPVTIYHILKLFQTTPEIQLGKKSLVSEFYEEIVFQDPTALMQHLLNSSKPTTFGVWRHNTDFEAKKESTMKAIIEARNKIRLEVIEFKEKLTLAKETIAKFKEEIAKISKAGGSLSVA, encoded by the exons ATGTTCCTAACCTATACATGTAGAAAAAAGCAACAAACAAAT GGTGTTACAATAGTGAAACCAATTGTGTATGGCAATATAGCCCGTTATTTTGGtaaaaaaagggaagaagatGGCCATACACATCAATGGACAGTTTATGTTAAACCATATCATAATGAAGACATGTCTACATATGTCAAAAAAGTTCACTTTAAATTACATGAAAGTTACAACAATCCAAATCGTATTATGACCAAAGCTCCCTATGAACTCAGTGAAACTGGTTGGGGAGAATttgaaattgtaattaaaatttattttcatgacCCTAATGAACGTCCT GTAactatatatcatatattaaaaCTGTTCCAAACAACACCTGAGATACAACTTGGGAAAAAGAGCTTAGTGTCCGAGTTTTATGAAGAAATAGTTTTCCAAGATCCAACAGCTTTAATGCAACATTTACTGAACTCCAGTAAACCTACAACTTTTGGTGTTTGGCGCCATAATACAGATT TTGAAGCCAAAAAGGAGTCTACAATGAAAGCAATAATAGAAGCAAGAAACAAAATAAGATTGGAAGTCATAGAATTTAAGGAAAAATTAACCTTAGCAAAGGAAACAATTGCTAAATTTAAAGAAGAGATTGCTAAAATTTCTAAAGCTGGTGGAAGTTTATCTGTTGCATAA